A region from the Rufibacter sp. DG15C genome encodes:
- the glyA gene encoding serine hydroxymethyltransferase, with protein sequence MQRDQQIFDLIQKEHERQLHGIELIASENFVSEQVMQAMGSVMTNKYAEGLPNKRYYGGCEIVDQSEQLAIDRAKQLFNAEWVNVQPHSGAQANAAVMLGVLSPGDTILGFDLSHGGHLTHGSPVNFSGKLYRPVFYGVEQETGEINWDKIMEVAQREKPKLIICGASAYSRDWNYQKIREAADAVGALVLADISHPAGLIATGLLNDPFDHCHIVTTTTHKTLRGPRGGMIMMRKDFENPFGLKTPKGEVRMMSALLDSAVFPGTQGGPLEHVIAAKAVAFFEALSPSFKEYQLQVQKNAQMLAQGFVNRGYQLISGGTDNHLMLIDLRSKGLTGKLAENTLIKADITINKNMVPFDDKSPFVTSGIRIGSAAVTTRGLKEQDMDRVVDYIDRVLMNHDNDTILSDTRKEINSWMQQFPLFSY encoded by the coding sequence TTCTGAGCAGGTAATGCAGGCCATGGGCAGCGTGATGACGAATAAGTACGCAGAAGGTTTGCCGAACAAGCGGTATTACGGAGGCTGTGAGATTGTAGACCAATCAGAGCAATTGGCCATTGACCGTGCCAAGCAACTGTTCAACGCAGAATGGGTGAACGTACAGCCGCACTCAGGGGCGCAGGCCAATGCGGCGGTGATGCTGGGCGTGTTGTCACCGGGAGACACTATCCTAGGCTTCGACTTGTCACACGGTGGCCACTTGACGCATGGATCCCCTGTGAACTTCTCTGGTAAATTGTACAGACCGGTGTTCTATGGCGTAGAGCAGGAAACTGGTGAAATCAACTGGGATAAGATCATGGAGGTGGCGCAGCGTGAGAAACCAAAGTTGATCATCTGCGGTGCCTCGGCGTATTCCCGTGACTGGAACTATCAGAAAATAAGAGAAGCCGCCGATGCCGTTGGCGCATTGGTATTGGCCGATATCTCCCACCCAGCGGGTTTAATTGCCACGGGCTTGTTGAATGATCCGTTTGACCATTGCCATATAGTAACTACCACCACGCACAAAACCCTAAGAGGCCCACGCGGGGGTATGATCATGATGCGCAAGGACTTTGAAAACCCGTTTGGGTTGAAAACACCCAAGGGTGAAGTACGCATGATGTCTGCCTTGTTGGACAGCGCGGTATTCCCAGGTACGCAGGGCGGACCTTTGGAGCACGTGATCGCTGCCAAGGCCGTGGCGTTCTTTGAGGCCTTATCGCCTTCGTTTAAAGAGTACCAACTGCAGGTGCAGAAGAATGCCCAGATGTTGGCGCAAGGATTTGTGAACCGTGGTTACCAATTAATCTCTGGGGGGACAGACAATCACTTAATGCTCATTGACCTTCGTTCTAAAGGATTAACGGGTAAATTGGCTGAGAACACCTTGATCAAAGCAGACATCACCATCAACAAGAACATGGTGCCGTTTGATGACAAGTCTCCGTTTGTGACCTCCGGAATCCGGATTGGCTCCGCTGCCGTAACTACCCGTGGACTGAAAGAACAAGACATGGACCGTGTGGTGGACTACATTGATCGCGTGCTCATGAACCATGACAACGACACCATTCTTTCTGACACCAGAAAAGAAATCAACAGCTGGATGCAACAGTTTCCGCTGTTTAGCTACTAA
- the rbfA gene encoding 30S ribosome-binding factor RbfA, whose translation MDSKRQQKFARLIQKELAEIFQRDVSHLFQGSYISISGVRVSPDLGVAKTHLSFLLNPNGKDLLKEIQFHTKTIRHELAKRIRNQVRVVPELIFYIDESAEYAAKMDKIISQLDIPGESKEDPTNPFHTEEDEDEEDFQDENLDEEDDEDRRDR comes from the coding sequence ATGGATAGTAAACGCCAACAAAAATTCGCCCGACTGATACAAAAGGAGCTGGCTGAAATCTTTCAGCGAGATGTTTCTCACTTGTTTCAGGGGTCATACATATCAATTAGTGGAGTGCGCGTGTCACCAGATCTGGGCGTGGCCAAGACGCATTTGAGCTTTCTGCTCAACCCCAACGGCAAAGACTTGCTTAAAGAGATACAGTTTCATACCAAGACCATACGCCATGAGCTGGCCAAGCGCATCAGAAACCAGGTGCGCGTGGTACCCGAGCTGATTTTCTACATTGACGAAAGCGCCGAGTACGCCGCCAAGATGGACAAGATCATCTCCCAATTAGACATTCCCGGCGAATCTAAAGAAGACCCTACCAACCCGTTCCATACTGAGGAAGACGAGGATGAGGAGGACTTCCAGGACGAGAACCTGGACGAAGAGGATGATGAAGACCGCCGCGACCGCTAA
- the tatC gene encoding twin-arginine translocase subunit TatC yields the protein MSLRSEEVAVQDAEEHEMTFLDHLEALRWHLIRAAIAVVVFTILAFSYPEIVFHEIILGPSRTDFFTYRKLCELGAHLNSSGLCINKLPFVLQSRELSSQFTMHMTSSFVIGLLLAFPYLFWEIWRFIRPGLYPHEQKSSRGAVFFVSFLFLLGCVFGYLIVAPLSINFLANYQVDPSIRNDIDLSAYISTLMTLVLSCGIMFELPMIVFFLSRAGLVSPELMKLYRKHAIVVILIVAAILSPPDVLSMTLMGIPLLLLYEVSIHISWLVRRRDVARLNKQATS from the coding sequence ATGAGCTTACGTTCCGAAGAGGTGGCTGTGCAGGATGCTGAAGAACATGAAATGACCTTTTTGGACCACCTTGAAGCATTAAGGTGGCACTTGATCAGGGCGGCTATCGCGGTGGTAGTCTTCACCATCCTGGCGTTCAGCTACCCAGAAATTGTGTTTCATGAGATCATACTAGGGCCCTCGCGCACAGATTTTTTCACCTACCGGAAACTCTGTGAGCTGGGCGCGCACCTGAACTCTTCGGGCCTTTGCATCAACAAGCTACCCTTTGTGCTGCAGAGCCGGGAGCTGTCCTCACAGTTCACCATGCACATGACCAGCTCCTTCGTGATTGGTTTGTTGTTGGCGTTCCCGTATCTGTTCTGGGAAATCTGGCGGTTCATTAGACCAGGCCTGTACCCACATGAGCAGAAAAGCTCAAGAGGAGCGGTGTTTTTTGTTTCCTTCTTATTTCTGCTCGGCTGCGTGTTTGGGTATTTGATTGTGGCTCCACTGTCCATCAACTTTTTGGCCAACTACCAGGTAGACCCTAGCATTAGAAACGACATTGACTTATCGGCGTACATTTCTACGTTGATGACCTTGGTGCTCTCCTGCGGCATCATGTTTGAGCTGCCCATGATTGTGTTCTTCTTGTCAAGAGCCGGTCTGGTAAGCCCAGAGTTGATGAAGCTGTACCGCAAGCATGCCATTGTGGTGATATTGATAGTGGCCGCCATTCTTTCGCCGCCAGACGTGTTGAGCATGACCTTGATGGGCATTCCCTTGCTGTTATTGTATGAGGTGAGTATCCATATCTCATGGCTGGTGCGCAGACGGGATGTGGCCAGACTAAACAAACAAGCTACTTCTTAA
- a CDS encoding bifunctional 2-polyprenyl-6-hydroxyphenol methylase/3-demethylubiquinol 3-O-methyltransferase UbiG — translation MQYDPIKRVLGDAFNKTPFLRKVFYNLLDLLLLRTWHIHKELRAWGKGRRQQPLQILDAGSGFGQYSYYLTGMSEKWRVLAVDVKDEQIADCTNFFNKINRRNVIFRKEDLVTYREPQETFDLVLSVDVMEHILEDVEVFKNFYASMKPGGMVLISTPSDQGGSDVHGDDESSFIEEHVRDGYNIQEIQDKLKSAGFSRTEAHYSYGTPGKISWRLSMKYPILMLGASKLFFVLLPFYYLVVYPFCLVLNWLDTNTKHETGTGLIVKAWK, via the coding sequence ATGCAGTACGATCCTATCAAGCGCGTCTTAGGCGATGCGTTCAACAAAACCCCATTCCTGCGCAAGGTCTTCTATAACCTGCTGGACTTGCTTTTACTTAGAACCTGGCACATTCACAAAGAACTGCGGGCCTGGGGCAAAGGCAGACGCCAACAGCCGCTTCAGATTCTGGATGCGGGTTCTGGCTTCGGGCAGTATTCTTACTACTTAACCGGCATGAGCGAGAAATGGCGCGTGCTGGCCGTAGACGTCAAAGACGAGCAGATAGCCGACTGCACCAACTTCTTCAATAAGATAAACCGCCGCAACGTCATCTTCCGGAAAGAGGATCTGGTGACTTACCGCGAGCCGCAGGAGACCTTTGACCTGGTGCTGTCTGTAGACGTGATGGAGCATATTTTAGAGGACGTGGAGGTGTTCAAAAACTTCTATGCCTCTATGAAGCCCGGCGGAATGGTATTGATTTCTACGCCTTCAGACCAAGGCGGCTCAGACGTGCACGGCGATGATGAAAGCTCGTTCATAGAAGAGCACGTACGCGACGGTTACAACATCCAGGAGATACAAGACAAGTTAAAGAGCGCCGGTTTCAGCCGCACCGAGGCGCATTACTCTTACGGCACGCCAGGCAAGATCTCTTGGCGCCTGAGCATGAAGTACCCCATCTTGATGCTGGGTGCCTCTAAGCTGTTTTTTGTGCTGTTGCCGTTCTATTACCTGGTTGTGTACCCGTTCTGTCTGGTGCTAAACTGGCTGGACACCAACACCAAGCATGAAACGGGCACGGGATTGATTGTAAAGGCCTGGAAATAG
- a CDS encoding ABC transporter permease, whose protein sequence is MNVALFIAKRYFFTKKKRNIINIISIIAMIGVGVGTMALIVVLSVFNGLEDLIRSLYGKFDPEIKITSVEGKSFETDAAFLERIKKTPGVVLLTEVIEDNALLRYNDRQMVVKIKGVSDNYYKQNQIDSAIVDGDRRLKRGEQQYALIGRGVQYQLSIRPENPFSPLQFMYPKAGKKVTLNPENAFRQLGIQAGGVFAIERQYDDQYVFVPLEFAQELLGYENKRTSIEVKANSPDNIDQIKNALQEKLGSGFQVQNSEEQHVSLLRAVKVEKLFVFVTFTFVLLIASINIFFSLSMLVLDKQKDIAILASMGADPGTIRKIFLLEGAIVAFTGAVVGLVIGGGICWAQQTFGIVSMGMTTSVVEAYPVLMRVEDFLFTAAAIVIITLLVSIRPARKAASLSIRENL, encoded by the coding sequence ATGAACGTTGCCCTTTTTATCGCGAAGCGGTACTTCTTCACCAAGAAGAAGCGCAACATCATCAACATCATCTCCATCATTGCCATGATTGGCGTGGGCGTAGGCACCATGGCGCTTATTGTGGTCTTGTCCGTGTTCAACGGACTAGAAGATTTGATCAGGTCTCTGTACGGCAAGTTTGACCCCGAAATCAAGATCACCTCAGTAGAAGGCAAGTCCTTTGAAACCGATGCCGCCTTTTTGGAGCGCATCAAGAAAACGCCCGGCGTGGTCCTGCTCACCGAGGTCATAGAAGACAACGCCCTGCTCCGCTACAATGACCGCCAGATGGTAGTCAAGATCAAAGGCGTGAGTGACAATTACTACAAACAAAACCAGATTGACTCTGCTATTGTAGACGGAGACCGCCGCCTGAAACGCGGCGAGCAGCAGTATGCGCTCATTGGCCGCGGCGTGCAATATCAGTTGTCTATACGGCCCGAGAATCCATTCTCACCATTACAGTTCATGTACCCTAAGGCGGGTAAGAAAGTCACCTTAAACCCAGAAAACGCGTTCAGGCAATTGGGCATTCAGGCGGGTGGCGTGTTTGCCATTGAGCGGCAGTATGACGACCAGTACGTGTTTGTGCCGCTAGAATTTGCCCAGGAATTGTTAGGCTATGAGAACAAGCGCACGTCCATTGAGGTGAAGGCCAATTCGCCGGACAACATTGACCAGATTAAAAACGCCTTACAGGAGAAATTGGGGTCGGGCTTTCAAGTACAGAACAGCGAGGAGCAGCACGTGAGCCTTCTGCGCGCCGTCAAGGTAGAGAAGCTGTTTGTGTTTGTGACCTTTACGTTTGTCTTGCTCATAGCCTCCATCAACATCTTCTTCTCGCTGTCCATGCTAGTTCTGGACAAGCAGAAAGACATCGCCATCCTAGCCTCTATGGGTGCCGACCCAGGCACCATCCGGAAGATCTTCTTACTAGAGGGTGCCATTGTTGCGTTTACCGGGGCCGTGGTGGGTTTGGTGATTGGCGGAGGCATCTGCTGGGCGCAACAGACCTTCGGCATCGTGTCCATGGGCATGACGACCTCAGTGGTAGAAGCTTACCCCGTGCTCATGCGCGTGGAGGACTTTCTGTTCACCGCCGCCGCCATTGTTATTATTACCTTGCTGGTCTCCATCCGTCCCGCCCGCAAAGCCGCTTCCCTTTCCATCAGAGAGAATCTGTAA
- a CDS encoding GNAT family N-acetyltransferase, producing the protein MLELVRTDSGNQDFVELVFLLDAELHVRDGDDHSFFAQFNKIDAIKQVVVAYQDEQPVGCGAIKPFSFGVAEVKRMFVQPEFRGLGIAGQILQELECWAAELDFKHLVLETGKAMPEAIRLYTKSGFEVIPNYGQYANIATSVCMKKELQLENACR; encoded by the coding sequence ATGCTAGAGTTAGTTAGAACAGATTCAGGTAACCAGGACTTTGTAGAACTGGTGTTTCTGCTGGACGCCGAACTGCACGTACGGGACGGGGATGACCATTCCTTCTTTGCCCAGTTCAACAAGATAGACGCCATCAAACAGGTAGTGGTGGCCTATCAAGATGAGCAGCCCGTGGGCTGCGGGGCCATTAAGCCGTTTAGCTTTGGCGTAGCCGAGGTCAAGCGCATGTTTGTGCAACCAGAATTCAGGGGTTTGGGCATTGCCGGCCAAATCTTGCAGGAGCTGGAGTGCTGGGCCGCCGAACTGGATTTTAAGCATCTGGTCCTGGAAACAGGCAAAGCCATGCCAGAGGCCATCAGGCTGTATACCAAGAGCGGTTTTGAGGTCATTCCCAACTATGGGCAGTACGCCAACATAGCCACCAGCGTGTGCATGAAAAAAGAACTGCAGCTAGAAAATGCCTGCCGATAA
- the rpiB gene encoding ribose 5-phosphate isomerase B — translation MKIALGGDHAGFKYKEMLKTQLEQLGHEMKDFGPFSEDSVDYPDFVHPLSSAVEKQEYDLGILICGSGNGVAMTANKHAGIRAALCWNKELAELSKSHNNANVLCIPARFVSEDVAKDMVAAFLNTPFEGGRHQNRVAKIACS, via the coding sequence ATGAAAATTGCATTAGGCGGCGATCATGCTGGTTTTAAATACAAAGAGATGCTCAAAACTCAATTAGAACAGTTGGGGCATGAGATGAAAGACTTCGGGCCTTTTTCTGAGGACTCGGTAGATTACCCCGACTTTGTGCACCCATTGTCAAGTGCCGTGGAGAAGCAAGAGTACGACTTAGGCATCTTGATCTGCGGAAGCGGAAACGGCGTAGCCATGACGGCCAACAAGCACGCTGGCATCAGGGCCGCCCTGTGCTGGAACAAAGAACTGGCCGAGCTGTCCAAATCCCACAACAACGCCAACGTACTGTGCATTCCAGCCAGGTTTGTTTCTGAAGACGTGGCCAAGGACATGGTAGCTGCTTTCCTGAATACTCCTTTTGAAGGCGGGCGGCATCAGAACCGGGTAGCTAAGATTGCCTGCTCTTAG